Part of the Oncorhynchus nerka isolate Pitt River linkage group LG14, Oner_Uvic_2.0, whole genome shotgun sequence genome is shown below.
GAACTTCCCAAACTGCAACAACTCATTGGGAATAAAAGGCGGTACATTTGAAATAGTTACCCTTGTTGACGGAGAAAAAAGTGGCGTAACTTGAATAAAAAttcctttaagaagtacaccatgctcaaccatacgatcaacaagacactcttctttaagctCAACCAAGtacaagacgctcttctttaagaagtacaccatgctcaaccatacgatcaacaagacactcttctttaagaagtacaccatgctcaaccatacgatcaacaagacgctcttctttaagaagtacaccatgctcaaccatacgatcaaccagacgctcttctttaagaagtacaccaagctcaaccatccgatcaacaagacactcttctttaagagtacgccatgctcaaccatacgatctacaagacgctcttctttaagaagtacaccatgctcaaccatacgatctacaagacgcccttctttaagaagtacaccatgctcaaccatacgatcaacaagacgctcttctttaagaagtacaccatgctcaaccatacgatcaaccagacgctcttctttaagaagtacaccaagctcaaccatacgatctacaagacgctcttctttaagaagtacaccaagctcaaccatacgatctacaagacgctcttctttaagaagtacaccatgctcaaccatacgatctacaagacgcccttctttaagaagtacaccaccGCTTTATTCATCCGTGACGCATAAGCAACATTCTCATatcccaccttctctcctccgTCGACCAGAAACTCCTCCACGGTGACAGTAGCTTCAGTAACACACCTAAAGCCGTGCTGAAGTGCCATCCCCACCAAAACCAAGGTCATTTCATCACGAAAAACAATATACTTAATTCTACCACAAGaactaaataaaaataatgaTGATCTCAATCATGCATaggaagaaaaaaagagagacaaagagagagagagacagagtgagagagagaacgagcgagagagagaacgagcgagagagagacagcaagagagagacagagcgagagagagaacgagcgagagagagaacgagcgagagagagacagcaagagagagacagagcgagagagagaacgagcgagagagagaacgagcgagagagagacagcaagagagagaatgagcgagagagagacagcaagagagagaacgagcgagagagaacgagcgagagagagaacaagcgagagagagacagagtaaaagaaacagagaaggacagggagagagcagggaggatggatatacagggagagaggggggaggatggATTTACAGGGAGAGAGCGGGGAGGATGGATatacagggagagagcagggaggatggatatacagggagagagcagggaggatggatatacagggagagagcagggaggatggatatacagggagagagcagggaggatggatatacagggagagaggggggaggatggatatacagggagagagcagggaggatggatatacagggagagagcagggacgaTGGATATACAGGGGTGGATGGatatacagggagagaggggggaggatggatatacagggagagagcgaggaggaaGGATATATAGGGAGAGCTATATGAAGAACAATAATAGTACCACTTCAAGAGAAACTGGTAGATTTCGCCCTCCTCCACATCTCATCTCCCCAGCCCTCGTCCACCAGCCCTCAGCCTCACAGCCATCATCTCCTCAGCCCTCAGTGTTCCTGCTCCCAGACCTCATGTCCCCTGTCCTCATCTCCCAGCCCACAGCCCTCAGCAACCAGCCCTCAGCCTCACAGCCCTCAGCCCTCATCTCCTCAGCCCTGTGTTCCAGCCCACAGCCCTCAGCCTCTCAGCCTGCAGCCCTCATCTCACCAGACCTCATCACCATGATCTCAACCTCTGAGCCCTCAGCCCTCATCACCCAGCCCTCGGCCTCTCAGCCATAAAGTCCTCAACCTCCCAGGCCTCAGTCCTCAGCCTCCCAGCCCTCATCTCCCAGCCCTCAGCCCTCATCACCCAGCCCTCGGCCTCTCAGCCCTAAAGTCCTCAACCTCTCAGTCCTAAAGTTCTCAACCTCCCAGCCCTCAACCTCCCAGTCCTCAGTCTTCAGCCATCAGTGTCCCAGCCTCCGAGCCCTCAGCCCTCATCACCCAGCCCTCGGCCTCCCAGCCCCAAAGTCCTCAACCTCCCATTCCTCAGCCTCCCAGCCCTAAATTCCTCAACCTCCCAGCCCTCAACCACCCAGTCCTCAACCTCCCAGTCCTCAACCTCCCAGTCCTCAACCTCCCAGTCCTCAACCTCCCAGCCCTCAACCTCCCAGTCCTCAACCTCCCAGCCCTCAACCTCCCAGCCCTCAACCACCCAGTCCTCAACCACCCAGTCCTCAACCTCCCAGTCCTCAGCCTCCCAGCCCTAAATTCCTCAACCTCCCAGCCCTCAACCTCCCAGCCCTCAACCTCCCAGCCCTCAACCTCCCAGCCCTCAACCTCCCAGTCCTCAACCTCCCAGCCCTCAACCTCCCAGCCCTCAACCTCCCAGTCCTCAGCCTCCCAGCCCTAAATTCCTCAACCTCCCAGCCCTCAACCTCCCAGCC
Proteins encoded:
- the LOC135575074 gene encoding salivary glue protein Sgs-3-like encodes the protein MSFMANIITLKTPSATPLVHQPSASQPSSPQPSVFLLPDLMSPVLISQPTALSNQPSASQPSALISSALCSSPQPSASQPAALISPDLITMISTSEPSALITQPSASHPQPPSPQSSAISVPASEPSALITQPSASQPQSPQPPIPQPPSPKFLNLPALNHPVLNLPVLNLPVLNLPVLNLPALNLPVLNLPALNLPALNHPVLNHPVLNLPVLSLPALNSSTSQPSTSQPSTSQPSTSQPSTSQSSTSQPSTSQPSTSQSSASQP